A stretch of the Sinorhizobium alkalisoli genome encodes the following:
- a CDS encoding heavy metal translocating P-type ATPase, translated as MSGRETTLCSHCLLPAGRRPVQYRLEGKDHAFCCYGCRIAYEIRHGRGEESEAAWLLVRIGVGAFLSMNIMLLSLLVYTGTFAGPEAHLLPWIHALMWLFATPAVLILGGPFLGETLRGAAEGRLTSSALIVIGVAAAYLYSAFAVLKGENHVYFDTASMVLMLFTLGRYLEAESRAKAARDLEPLLAAETATATIVANGIEMRRPVGSVATGMLVRVRPGELVPVDGIVVDGESSVDEAMITGESRPVTKTVGFPVIAGSINFDGPLLVKCSGAGTDTRWAHICRSVRDALSRQCPTQRIADRIVSLAVPIVLVSSGFTIAYWAQSQPLDRALITGLAVLVVACPCAVGLAAPLATTLGIGRLARRGCLVRDPGLMETLATLRCVAFDKTGTLTVGRPQVTGIDTDGASEEDVLTHASGLERYSEHALAKAVTLAAVERGIRPPEAMAVRVDPGRGIRGVIGEQPVAVGNEALMRDLGWSCPPPLRERARRLGADGCTLVHVGWNGRVHGVLALDDTPRQEAQMVVDALKDRGSHLALLTGDGMKPAQRVAAAVGIDEIEASLSPEAKRVALARIRRRHGTMAMVGDGLNDGPVLADADVGIAVGSATDLAREAAALTLPDGGLWMLPWVIDIARAVRRTILTNLLWAFGYNLVALTAAALGLLQPILAAAVMAGSSLLVVMNSLRLARVPDPDPVFADRQPRDDQDAPPKTSAVKAEYQPIA; from the coding sequence ATGAGCGGGCGCGAGACCACCCTCTGCAGCCATTGCCTGCTGCCCGCAGGCAGGCGGCCTGTCCAATACAGGCTCGAGGGCAAGGATCATGCCTTCTGCTGCTACGGCTGTCGGATCGCCTATGAGATCAGGCACGGCCGAGGCGAGGAGTCGGAGGCGGCGTGGCTGCTCGTCCGCATTGGCGTCGGCGCCTTCCTTTCGATGAACATCATGCTCTTGAGCCTCCTCGTCTATACGGGCACCTTCGCGGGTCCGGAGGCCCATCTGCTGCCGTGGATTCACGCGCTGATGTGGCTGTTCGCGACGCCGGCCGTGCTGATCCTCGGCGGCCCGTTCCTCGGCGAAACACTGCGCGGCGCCGCCGAGGGCCGGCTGACATCATCGGCGCTGATCGTCATCGGCGTCGCGGCCGCCTATCTCTACTCGGCATTCGCCGTCCTCAAGGGCGAGAACCATGTCTATTTCGACACAGCCTCGATGGTGCTGATGCTGTTCACGCTTGGCCGCTATCTCGAGGCCGAAAGCCGCGCCAAGGCTGCGCGTGATCTCGAACCGCTTCTCGCCGCGGAAACCGCAACTGCGACGATCGTCGCGAACGGCATCGAGATGCGGCGCCCGGTCGGCTCGGTCGCCACCGGCATGCTGGTGCGGGTGCGCCCGGGCGAGCTCGTTCCGGTCGACGGCATCGTTGTCGATGGAGAGTCCAGCGTTGACGAGGCCATGATCACCGGCGAAAGCCGACCGGTCACGAAGACAGTCGGCTTTCCGGTCATCGCCGGGAGCATCAATTTCGACGGACCATTGCTCGTCAAATGCAGTGGCGCGGGCACCGACACGCGCTGGGCCCACATCTGCCGCTCGGTGCGCGATGCCCTTTCACGGCAATGTCCGACCCAGCGCATCGCCGACCGGATCGTCAGCCTCGCCGTGCCGATCGTCCTCGTCTCAAGTGGCTTTACGATCGCCTATTGGGCGCAATCCCAACCCCTCGACCGCGCGCTCATCACCGGACTTGCGGTTCTCGTCGTCGCCTGCCCCTGCGCGGTCGGGCTCGCAGCTCCGCTTGCGACCACGCTCGGCATCGGCCGGCTGGCGCGCCGCGGCTGCCTGGTTCGCGATCCCGGGCTGATGGAAACACTGGCGACGCTCAGATGTGTCGCCTTCGACAAGACCGGCACGCTGACGGTCGGCAGACCGCAGGTGACCGGCATCGATACCGATGGCGCAAGCGAGGAGGACGTGCTCACCCATGCGAGCGGCCTCGAGCGCTATTCCGAACATGCGCTGGCGAAGGCCGTGACCTTGGCCGCTGTCGAACGCGGCATTCGACCACCCGAGGCCATGGCCGTTCGCGTCGACCCCGGCCGAGGAATCCGTGGTGTGATCGGCGAACAACCTGTCGCGGTCGGCAATGAAGCGTTGATGCGCGATCTCGGCTGGTCGTGTCCCCCGCCACTGCGCGAACGGGCGCGCCGATTGGGGGCCGATGGCTGCACGCTCGTCCATGTCGGCTGGAACGGGCGTGTCCATGGCGTGCTCGCGCTTGACGACACACCACGCCAGGAGGCGCAGATGGTCGTCGACGCGCTCAAGGACCGCGGCTCGCATCTTGCGCTTCTGACCGGCGATGGGATGAAACCGGCCCAACGTGTTGCCGCGGCTGTCGGCATAGACGAAATCGAAGCCTCCTTGTCGCCGGAAGCCAAGCGCGTCGCGCTGGCGCGTATCCGCCGCCGCCACGGCACCATGGCGATGGTCGGCGACGGTCTCAATGACGGCCCCGTGCTGGCGGATGCCGATGTCGGGATCGCAGTCGGCTCGGCCACGGATCTCGCCCGCGAGGCCGCCGCGCTTACCCTTCCGGATGGCGGGCTCTGGATGCTGCCATGGGTGATCGACATCGCCCGTGCCGTGCGGCGCACCATTCTCACCAATCTCCTGTGGGCCTTCGGCTACAACCTCGTCGCACTCACGGCCGCCGCCCTCGGGCTGCTGCAGCCGATCCTCGCCGCCGCCGTCATGGCGGGTTCGAGTCTTCTCGTCGTCATGAATTCCCTGAGGCTCGCCCGTGTGCCAGACCCGGATCCGGTGTTTGCCGATCGGCAGCCGCGTGACGATCAGGACGCGCCGCCGAAGACATCCGCCGTGAAGGCCGAGTACCAGCCGATCGCCTGA
- a CDS encoding NAD(P)/FAD-dependent oxidoreductase, with product MTDWTRRQVGGLIAGTLLAATAPHVARGIVRPKVVVIGGGIGGATLARYLGDMKTMDVSLVEPNATHVTCFFSNLHLAGLRSLASLTFDLRTLANRHGVSVIRDAAVALDPAARVVELGGGAKLPYDRLAVAPGITLEFGAIGGYDEAAAERMPHAWIAGPQSVLLRRQLESMEDGGLFVIVAPPNPFRCPPAPYERASLVAYYFKQFKPRSKILILDAKDKFSGQELFQDAWSRHYPGMIEWLPAQFIGKIKAVDPAAFSVVTEGQTFKAAVANVIPPQKAGLIAQKAGLADATGWCPVDPATFDSTLQPGIHVVGDAIIGGDMPKSAFSANSQAKACAFAIAAALTGSPRFPPHLFNSCYTFLAPDDAFTNAITFAAEDGKIKTKEMFINKVGESAEVRRKVAHQAIGWYSAFTADVFGGAS from the coding sequence ATGACGGATTGGACGCGGCGCCAGGTCGGCGGCCTGATCGCAGGAACGCTGCTGGCGGCCACCGCACCGCATGTCGCGCGGGGGATAGTGCGGCCGAAGGTCGTCGTAATCGGCGGCGGCATCGGCGGCGCGACGCTCGCCCGATATCTCGGCGACATGAAGACCATGGATGTCAGCCTCGTCGAACCGAACGCCACCCATGTCACCTGCTTCTTCAGCAACCTTCACCTCGCCGGCCTTCGTTCGCTCGCCTCCTTGACCTTCGACCTCCGGACGCTTGCCAACCGACATGGCGTCAGCGTCATTCGTGATGCGGCGGTGGCGCTCGATCCCGCAGCCAGGGTTGTCGAGCTCGGGGGCGGCGCGAAGCTCCCCTACGACCGCCTCGCGGTCGCGCCGGGGATTACACTCGAATTCGGCGCGATCGGCGGCTATGATGAGGCGGCGGCAGAACGCATGCCGCATGCCTGGATCGCCGGGCCGCAGAGCGTGCTTCTGCGCCGGCAGCTCGAAAGCATGGAGGATGGCGGCCTGTTCGTCATCGTGGCGCCTCCAAATCCATTTCGCTGTCCGCCGGCCCCTTACGAGCGCGCCTCGCTCGTCGCCTATTATTTCAAACAGTTCAAGCCGAGGTCGAAGATTCTGATCCTAGACGCGAAGGACAAGTTCTCGGGACAGGAACTGTTTCAGGATGCCTGGTCGCGTCACTATCCCGGCATGATCGAATGGCTGCCGGCACAATTCATCGGGAAGATCAAGGCAGTAGATCCGGCAGCCTTCTCAGTGGTGACGGAAGGCCAGACCTTCAAGGCGGCGGTTGCCAATGTCATCCCACCGCAGAAGGCTGGATTGATTGCGCAAAAGGCCGGCCTTGCCGATGCCACGGGCTGGTGTCCGGTCGATCCGGCGACGTTCGATTCGACATTGCAGCCCGGCATCCATGTGGTGGGCGACGCGATCATCGGTGGCGATATGCCGAAATCCGCCTTCTCCGCCAACAGTCAGGCAAAGGCCTGCGCCTTCGCGATCGCGGCCGCGCTTACGGGCTCGCCACGTTTCCCGCCGCATCTCTTCAACTCATGCTACACGTTCCTGGCGCCCGACGACGCCTTCACCAATGCCATCACCTTTGCGGCTGAGGACGGGAAGATAAAGACCAAGGAAATGTTCATCAACAAGGTGGGCGAGAGCGCAGAGGTCCGCCGCAAGGTCGCCCATCAGGCGATCGGCTGGTACTCGGCCTTCACGGCGGATGTCTTCGGCGGCGCGTCCTGA